tctctctcctgtACTCTCCGAATCTttttactttctctctctaaaacctcaattttttttaactctcTCTCCCACTAAAGCTTCAGCCGCCACCATCAATGATTGCCTTTGACACCTCTCCAGCGTGCCTTTCTTTGTACTTGGAGATGGTATTTCAGgatgcgtttggtacgcagacggaacggaacgggacggaacgggacgggacgggacggaacgaaggtgtaatttttgaaaaagacatggggtatatttgtcttaaaatggtaaaacattgcgtTCCAcaaacgtggaacaaacccattCCAGGGAggggaggtggaacgcaaaaacactcaaaatctgtctcgtggaacagcccgttccacccatttttggcgcaccaaacgcgggacggaacgcctcgtcccgttccgtcccgtcccgtcccacgtaccaaacgcaccctcaCACCCCGAGCTTTGAGGCAGAGAGGAACATCGACGCCATTGTTAGACTCAAAATCAGTTCGTATATTTAAACCGCTCTTcctcacttttttttctttccgatgaatgacaatgtttacaaaatttgactAGTTTATCTATTGGTTTGTCAAATTGTGGGTATGCTCGACAAATTTTCATTTACAGAATTGAGatcttgaattatttttttgttttagaaaTTCAAATCGTGGTTTTCCTTCAAATAAAATATCGATGGATTTTTTTCATTAACAGAGGTTGAGATAAAAACAATAGGATTTTGGGGAAAGAAAAGCAAGGTAAAGGTCTTCTCTGGTTCATAATTCATTTGATTTGAAATTCATCTTAGTTTGGAATTCAATGAAATGTTATCAGCGATCAATTGTATTTtgtaatgaaaatatgaatttttgtaaaagaaaaaaaattaagataaagATTCAATTAATTCCAAATAGACGAGAATTCTAGCTTGTTGagaaaaaggttaaaaaaaacgTACCACAACAATACCAACCACATGTTTAATAGCCCCAACCCTTTATAGAATCTTAACACTATAATTGGCTGAAGAACATTGATTTGTTTAGCAATTCAGCCTCGGTTGGATTCTGTCCCAAAGATCTCATCACAGTCCCCGACGCAAAAGCTTCACTTGAACTCGGCGATCTGCTCCTCCGTTAGCTGCTCTGCCATTATTGGTCTCTGCTCACAAGATTTTGGCCAGATGTGGACTccaacttttaaaatgattgaaaaagttttagaaaaaaaaaaatttggattctAAAAGCAAAGTGTTTTCTGGAAGAAACATCAGTTATGTGTTTTTttaggatttacttgcatttttactaaggattggttctaaaaatattttcaccaaacacacttttagttattttaaaatcaCATTTAAACGAGCTAGAAATGTGCGACCACAGTCCGTTCTAAATATAAAGGGTTTTTTTTGTAACTTACACTCTAGAGAAAAAGTATATTCTATTGTGCCAGTTAGTACTAAggtttagtggtatttctcttaagtgagaggtcttaggttcaattatcgCCAAATGCAaagttaaaccacattattaggCAAATTCATTGTAAGATTGAGCTCACTCTTCCAACCTTTAATGTAGATActatcatttattaaaaaaaagtatattgTAATTGTTCCAAATTAATAAGAAAATGAGCAAGGTTTATtcattcatgaattttggttttttgtcaTAGAGATAGTATACTATGAATGATCTATAAACTATATTCCGAATTATTTTATCACTATCTTATGAATACCTTATCATCACATAAACCATTAATCCAATTTACTCTAATAATAATCTAGGTCATAGCCATAGGAAGGCCACTCAACATGATTATTATGATTAAGATGATAACCTTGATTGGGGCCATATAATGGccaatcatcatcatcatactTTGAATCGTAGTAATTGGAAAAGTACTGATGAGAATTTAGGAATTAGTTTCTATGGAGTCTCAGTGGGCGTGTCAACATACGTTTGACCcctgaaatgaaaatatgagtGTAGATTAAGGGAAACAGGTATGCCACTATTAGAGGCCACTAGTAGACGGATTTCGGGCATGAAAAATTGCACCTAATTGACTCCTAACCAAGGAATTGTGTAATTGAGTGGGCAGGCTCAACTTTGAGTTCTTTTTGCCTTGAATGCTATGGACTTCAAATTGTCGGAAACTAAATCTCAAGACTCAAAGAGAGGAATTGTGCTGAAATACTTAGTAGCGATTACAAGAGGAAATTGTAAATGCAAAGCTACAAAACAAGAGAAAGAAAATTAAAGCTTTATCAAAGAAGGCTtgctttgattttgaagaaggtATGGTACGTATTCACCGCAACTACTTGAATGGAAGAGGTTTGGAGAATGAATGATACTTATTCTCTTTGAAATGCTTTGAGTAAAGCTTGCTTTCTTTGTAGAGATCTGCTCTTTGAGAGACTTTGAGAATATTGCTCGTAGGAGGATTTTAAGAGAGATTGAATAATCTTGGTTATTTTATTTAAGTTGTTTGGCTTCTCCTTTGCCCATACTCTTCGTTATATGGTGGTCCATGATCTCTATGTCTTCACCCATCCTCATCAAAAATATCTTTATTTTGTGGCTGCAATGACAAGTTCTCACACCCATGTGATTTTTGACCACACAATGACCATTATGCCTATAGTTATCCACAACGCTGCTACAAATTAATATTGGGCTATCTCATAATAATAACATGACATAGTGGATCTTTCAGAATCCATGTGGATTGTCAAATTACTGTCCAAACAAGTAAACAGATCTCAACTAAAAGTTCACCatattttaagaaaataaagtaaaagtaaataaaaagaaCCAAGTACCTAAAGAGAGCTTCCCTGTCCTAAAGCAGCAAGCGCTATAGAGCAAACCCAACATCAATACAAACAGGACTCAGTTTTCAACTATCTTTGCTCCGAAAGACCGGCATGATCGGCTTATCAGAAGAACATAAGAAAAATCGTCACTCAAGATAAATCGAGGAACAAGATTGCGAATACCAGAATACGAACAAGAAGTAACAGCTGCTCACAATCTCATTAACCTTAGCATTTGAAATCCCCTGAAAGGATAACTTTCTCTAGGGCAACAAATAAGTATGGATGCTGGctttatttaaaatctcttgggttcaaaaacatgttgggagtttacaaagtccATGGCAGTGCAGTTACCGATGACTTTGATCACAGCGGAATGCTATGGGAAGAGTGGAAGAGATATGTAACCTTGCACTCCGAGTAACCCAACAGACAAGAACTGCAGGCCATGCCAAACCTCTTGTCTACCGAGAGAAGATGTCGTGTTCAGTTACAaagtcaacaacaacaacaaagccttttcccactaagtggggtcggctggtGTTCAGTTACAAAGTCAATTAAAACAAATCAAGTGCAGGAGTATGTCATAGCAATTCTTTTTACTGGTAGTAGGAGAGCTAATAGAAGGACATGATGTCAACGAAGATAAGACATGCAAGTGGAGGACATCATAACAACCCATTAGAGGAGTAACTAACACTGTTTACCTCAAAGAAAAGAGCATATGAATGGTTTGAAAGGTGGGAAGAAACCTGAACCTATGTATTTTgctcaatgttttaaaaggctaGCCTGCATACCCACAAGTCAAAACATACAAATGAACCTGGTTGGCAAGCGTTTCCTCGCCACACAGTTTGGAAACTGGATACCGGATAAGAACAAAGCACATTGTTCATAAACAGCAGCAAGGCCTGTCCCAGCAGTTGAATGGCTTCTGCTTTGATTAAAgcaaaggaaaactaacaaaacgtccaaaaaaacttctcttttaacgaaaatccctttttaaaggtatagtgaatagtgccagttaaaggtaaaaatgtggtttttcgttaaaagtgaacagtaccgggagtgttttgttaaaactcccttaaaacAATTGCTCTACATAATACGTTAAGCATATAAAACGGACCAGGAGGAAGATGCTATTATAGTATTTTTCGAGTATATGACCAAGAGCCTAAAACCCATAATCacccaaaataaattttttccgTATGGGGTTTAGGTTCTTTTCTTGGTCGCCAAGCAACATACTTTGAGGGATGGTGAAAAAGTCGAACAACAGATTTTGAATGAAGCAAAGTGATACAGAATCATGAATCATTTATTCATAAGgatacaattaaaattacaacagaTTAGCTCCAGATTTGGTTTTCAAAATGAATGGCAGTTCATCATGTGTCTGCATAAAAATTATCAAGGACAATTCGAACTATGAGTGGTATCCTAACTACATGCAAACCATCTTCCCAAAACAGATTTCCGAAGGAGAATCTTCCTTGAATTCTTAATAGGGAACGAAAAGTAACCTTAAACTCCAGCTTCTTTACAGTAGAGTTGAATGACAAAATTGATGGCTTAACTCTCACAGACACACCTGCAGGCGTTATAACACGAGCATTGTAGATAGAATTAACTGGACCTACATTTGTGACCGTTCTTGATACTGTTGTTCTCTGCTTCAGCTCATGAATGGTGATAGAAGGAAGATTAAGGTTATTAATGAAGTTGGTTGATTTACGGCATGTGATCTTAGCCCCAGCCACTAAACTGATGGCTGTGTTGTTATAACCCATGGAGCACAGGAAACGGATATAATCTGATGATTCTATGTCATATATGAGACCAGGAGCTATGGCTTTGTTAGGATCAACATGACCACCACCATAGTCAAATGGATCGGCCTGCTTGTGAGGAGCCCCCTCGGCCACAATACTTTGACCATATTCATCTTCTAGAGAAGCTGTAAAGAGGAAGAACAATCAGTTCTCCAAAAAGTTCCTTGAATGCACTAGATGCCATGAAATTTTACTTTCTCACCTGTTGTAACCAGAGCAGACTTTATTGCAGCAGGACTCCACGTTGGATGGATAGATTTAAGAAGAGCAACAATACCGGATATATGGGGACAAGCCATGGAAGTTCCTGattcaattttgaaaatatcCGGATTTGCTTGATTTTGGGACCGAGCAGGAGACCAGGAGGCTAATATATTAACACCCGGAGCAGCTATGTCTGGCTGCGTAACACATTCAAATTGTTAATAATATGGTtcttaagaaaagaaaaattaatgaaacaaTATAACACAGTTTATATACCTTAAGTacggaaggagagagagaattggGTCCTCGGGAAGAGAAAAATGCCACTTCTGGGGATATCTGTTGTCCCACTAGTGTTTTTGAAGGATTGAACTTGACTACGGGATTTCTGTGGCACATCATTCGATTAGGGCACTGTTATTAGCCTCCTCAAGATAAAGAAGGGAAATATAATTGTGTCTTCTATGAGGAGCGATATTGACGAGTGACAAGAACTAAAGCATGAAAAggctctttatttttatttccatATGGTACACATTCTGCATAAAGACAGGTTACACATACTAGAGAATACCTGGTTGCTCCAATGTATGTTAGCAGATTTGTGCCAATTGCAAAGTCAACTTGGACACAAGGTAGACTACCCGAAGACAAAGAAACATCCTTGCTAGGAAACTGAGCAAAAATGAGACCAGCGCCCCTAGCACTCGTCACAGTTGTCGTTGCAGGAATAGAGAACCTCTGTGATTGAGATTGGAAACAAAGAATGACCTTTCCAGTTGCTAAAGTTTCATTTAGAGTTCCTGGATCACAGCTCCTGTTAAAAGTGGGCACCATTATAATGTGTATTTCTCTACTGTGAGGTACGAGGCTCAAGTAGAATTCAAGCTCAAAAATAGAGGAAAAGGTTTAATACCCAGCAGTGTCTTCATCTGAATCAATAGATGCAATGTCTCCTCCATAAACAAGAGGGTAATACTTGTTTATATCCATCCCTGTATACAAAGCCTGACCctacatgagaaaataaatttCATTTCTAGGTTTTTGTAGTTTTGCATTTACCAGTACCAACTTAGACATTTAAATGGAAACTCAAGTTGAAGCATTAAGGATATAGTATATATGGTTTAATTTTCAACTTCGAACACAGTGCATTATTCATTTAAATCGCATCGCTGATCCAGCTGATCCACAATGATGAAAATTCTTAAGAACAACAAAACACTTCTATCAGTAGAACATACCCAAATGATTTTGAGAACACCACCAGGATGATTTGCTTTCATTGATATTTCAGAACAAACTTTCTCTTACACAATCAACGACATACCATTTTCAAATTGATAACCATGCAACATTTCCAAACAACTCCAAGGGTCTCAGATTCTGAAACTAAATCATATAGAGTAACGTATTGCTGGTCCAGATTATGGAAACAACATGAATAGTAACAAATTAACGGATCATAAATTTTCAAATCAACGATTTCCATTATTGTGCAAGTTTTCTTTAACAAGGCATTAGTAAAAGAGAATTTCACAAAATGGCCTAACATACATGCTATGCATAGAGTAGCATAATAATGTCCTCTTGTGAGACAGTGTGATGTGCTTATTTAAAGACTGCTACTCAGAACCACACATTTAGAACCAAGGGCTTGACCAATAACTGGCAACATATCACAGCAGACTGTCTATCAAGTGAATAACATAACTCGTTGTATACCATAGCACTAATCATGTCAATAAGAAGCACACAcaaatttcatgggtaaaaGAAGGAAGTGATGATCTACCACAACAGTTTGATTGTTTCCCAGGGTAATCACAGTAGGGAAAGCCCTATCAATAGTGCTTGCCGCAACAGTGAAAATCCAGGGAGCAGAATTTATGACAGTTTGAGGGTATGGACCAGAATTTCCAGCAGAGCATATAACAGAGATTCCTCTGGCAACAGCATGGAAAGAGCCAATGGCCACAGCATCCTCAACATAAGAAGAAAGTGGAGGTGGAGAACCTAGAGATACCGACAACACATCTACACCATCATAGATTGCATCATCAAATGCGGCAAGCAGGTCTGCTGAGCTGCAGCCACCAGTTGCCCAACAAACTTTATAGACAGCTAACCGAGCTGATGGAGCACCCCCTCTTGCCAATCCCGCAGATAATCCCTTATAGCTTGCATTTTCTATTGAATCACCAGCTGCGGTAGATGATGTATGAGTACCATGTCCTGCAGCATCTCGGGGAGATAGATATTCAAACTCATCACTTGTACTTAGATTTCCGAATTCAGCTTCATATCCTTTACTATACCACCGTGCACCAATTATCTTCCTGCTTATCATAGCAAATAGAATAAATAAACCATGTCGTTCTCTGACTGTAGTTCAGCAAAGAATACCAGAATACCAATAAATGGTTTCGCTTAAGGGACTTGATGAAGTTAGTTAAACTCCTCTGTTGTTCAGATATGGCTCGTGAGTAAACACCAAAAATGCAGATTGAAAAAGGACTACTAAGAGAAAAATTTGGTAATTGTCGAAAATTAAGCACTAAACTGAAATATTTGGTTAGAAGCAGCCCGCACTTGATACTTATAGGTATAGATTCTGGGATCTTGATAACTGAAGAATTCTTTACACTAATGTGAAACTGACATGCAACatttttcatagttttttttgcaatttattATGATGGCATGCTTTGTCCCTAATAGAAAAACCTAGTGATAATTTAGCAGTTAGCACGAGGCAGAGCTCTCCAAAGTAGACTGATACAAAAGTCATTGCTGATGTTGAGTCCGAAAGTTAGAAGAGCGGGACAATGGGAAGGTTGTGACCATTTCCACCACATGATATATTTAAACTGATTGCTTCAACTATTATTAGGTTAGTGGTTCAATATAACTACTAATCCAGTTTACCGAAACAACTCCTTTCTAAAACAAGTGAAGGAACAATATATCACCAGGTACACAACAGTTGACTACGTTGTCATATGAGGAAATGATGAAAAATATAACACTATACATGCAAATGAAATAAACTAACCGGTTACAATGGGAGCGATTGAACTTTTCTCCTTCTTGACATATCCCCCTGAATCGGGATGGGGCGTCTCCCATACCCTCATCTCTGAAGCTTTCAGACTCAGGCCAAATTCCTGAGAATCAAAATACAATACAAGTAAAATGTAATCTGATCTAATATACTTCCCAAGATGTAGAGAATTTTGAAATCCTGACCAGTGTCCATGATTCCAATAATAGACCCAATGCCTGATTGACTCTTTGAAAGAATTCCATTTCTAATATGAGAGTTTACTTCCAGAAAATTCCAACTTCTAGTCGTATGCAAATTAAGAATTCTGTTTGGAATGACATGAACAACGCCAGGGGAATCTGCATTAAGTTTTCagcaaaggaaaatataaattaagttacttattagaaaagaaaattctgactcaaaagaaagaaaacatagtTTACAGTTCACCAACATTGTAACACCTGCAATAAGCTTTGCTTGACATGGAGTTAGGACAGCAGCGAACCCTGAAAATCCATGCTTGTAGTTGTACAGAATTGATTCCTTTGCGGCTTCTTTGCTGAAAATTTTACTCACAACCTGTTACTTTTATATTTTGCTGTAATCCTGTCCGGTTAAAATATGCTTTTTGCGGATGATTTTTCATGTGCATGCCTATGAGACGCACCCTGTACTTGTGATATTGCAGAGAAAGAGGTACCATTGGCCAAACAAGCAAAACTAGCATGCCACAAAACAGCAGACATTCACACACAAATATGCATGTTTACTGAAGGGAGCTTTCGGTCTATGGCAATGCTATTGAAGTTGTCATCATATATCAGTCACAGCTATGAAAACTCCATCTCACTGTGTCATTTCTCAAACGAAACAGCATATCGTTTTATTATGAAGTAAAACAGCAGCAGCATGTTTAACTTTTTCTTCTCGAAAAATGTTGAGGAATTTTTAGTACAAAAATGCATTGAAACACGTAAGGccttactaattttttttcttgcaaaATGATACGAAATATTTTAGCACAAAATGCATTGAAACATGTCAAGGCCGTAGGAAGGTAGTTACAAACAATTATATAGCAATATAATCCCTTCCCTCAGTTATGAACATAGAGAACAatcatttcattaaaaaaaaaaacatacagaaAAACTTGCAATTTGAACAAATTTGCGTTCCTAAATTAGAAATAGAAATCAGTTCAACTTCTTTTTTTGGTTAAGTTTAAACTTAAACTGAACCGCACATAGTCAAAGATAAAAGTTTGGAAAAGTATCAACGACCTTCCAAATACAGATGACAGAGTCTGATGGTGAGACTCAGAAACCAGCTCAGGCTCTCCATGCTGTCTTTCTCCCATATATACAATGTAAACctgccaaaaccaaaaacccacaaaaacaaagtgaTCATATTGTAACATTCAATAACAAAGCACACAGCATATGCGGGTATGGCCAGTTGTCCAGGGCAGCGTGCCTGCCGTATTGCACCCAAGTTTGAAACATAGTTCGCGTAAGTTAGagtagtttataatagaatATCGCCTTTgtcaaaacaaataaagaatagaCTATAAAGCACACAAAGAATAGGTTAAGACTCACATTTTTGGAAGCCAAAGAGAGAGGAAACCCAGAATTCTGTagagcaagaagaagaaaaagggtgCCGAAAACCCCACAAGGAGAAGCCATGCGATGTGAACGAGTGACCTGAAAAATGGCAATTCGAGAACACAGAAAACTCAAGTGTTTGAGCTAATAAACTTGGGGGTTGTGGAAGGAAGGAGCGAGGGTATGCTGTGTTGTAATTGTTGCTGGTGGGACAATAAGCAAAAGCATTTACAACCGTTGGCATTCATCTGAGGAGGAGACATTTGATGAGATGAATGTGATGTGGAAAAAGCATAATCCAAAAAGCAAAGACTCAGAGGGTTGACCGAAATTTTCCACAATTGCTGTGAAGGAGTGTGGTCACTTCCTTAACTACCCTACATTCTACCGTTTAATGTGTGAATGGAATTCATGATGAAATCACTCCCGATGGAGGCGCTATAACTTCGGGACTCTATATGAGCTTTTATGTAAAGTTGACTTGGGActagtttatttaattttgactTATTTTTAGTTACGTTACTTTGAAATTTTGGTCAATTACATAATACTCTCTTAGGTTTgaagtctattacaacctcatacaacatctttaaaacattttactttcatacctcacctactattttatttcaatatattacatccgttacatttttcatccattgatccgttaaaagCTGATAtgactgccacatttgtgctacGTGATTGCCAAATTTATGCCacggggaattttttttttatacatttaaaaataattaattaaagaaaaattgttataaaaattaaaaaaaaaaaattccccagaACCCACCTCCCTCTCTTGcaccccacccacccacccTCCCTCCCGTCTCTTACCCCATccaccctccctccctccctccctccctccctccctcccttctctttcCACAACCAACGCCTAGAAAAACTCACACCCATAAAAATGGCACCCTCCTCCTCAAATCCCACAGAGCCCCGTCTCTCTCCACAGTCGGCGCCCTCGTCTCCCTCACCTGCGTCAGAACCCCCGCCGGCACGACCTCGTTTTGGCTCTTCTCCGGGCTGAGCACAGCGACAGCAGCTCTCCCGCCGTGTACTCCGTCACCCAGTCCGAGATGGGTTGAGGTTCCGATCTGGGTTTTTGATTGGGGGTCCAATTGAGATTTGGATCGGGTtgaagtgagagagagatgaatggAGCTGGGAGACAATGGCAAAGATCTGGTGCGGCGGTGGTGCACCACCAGCGGCAATACTCTGATAACTTCTTGGAGACTTCGTCCAATGGGATGTGGCTTCAGTCAGTTGGTCTTCAACACCTTCAATCTTCCAACTCATCTGGTCCTCCTTCTCAGGTATTTTTTGCTTTCCCAATCAAATCTATCCGAATTTAATCAAAACGTTGTACCAAATCTGAAATTTCGGTACATTGTAATCAGcatttattgtttttttctGTGGGATCTGAGGAGGAGGGCGCCATTTTTA
This genomic interval from Malus domestica chromosome 05, GDT2T_hap1 contains the following:
- the LOC103405115 gene encoding subtilisin-like protease SBT3.5 isoform X2; this translates as MDTGIWPESESFRDEGMGDAPSRFRGICQEGEKFNRSHCNRKIIGARWYSKGYEAEFGNLSTSDEFEYLSPRDAAGHGTHTSSTAAGDSIENASYKGLSAGLARGGAPSARLAVYKVCWATGGCSSADLLAAFDDAIYDGVDVLSVSLGSPPPLSSYVEDAVAIGSFHAVARGISVICSAGNSGPYPQTVINSAPWIFTVAASTIDRAFPTVITLGNNQTVVGQALYTGMDINKYYPLVYGGDIASIDSDEDTAGSCDPGTLNETLATGKVILCFQSQSQRFSIPATTTVTSARGAGLIFAQFPSKDVSLSSGSLPCVQVDFAIGTNLLTYIGATRNPVVKFNPSKTLVGQQISPEVAFFSSRGPNSLSPSVLKPDIAAPGVNILASWSPARSQNQANPDIFKIESGTSMACPHISGIVALLKSIHPTWSPAAIKSALVTTASLEDEYGQSIVAEGAPHKQADPFDYGGGHVDPNKAIAPGLIYDIESSDYIRFLCSMGYNNTAISLVAGAKITCRKSTNFINNLNLPSITIHELKQRTTVSRTVTNVGPVNSIYNARVITPAGVSVRVKPSILSFNSTVKKLEFKVTFRSLLRIQGRFSFGNLFWEDGLHVVRIPLIVRIVLDNFYADT
- the LOC103405115 gene encoding subtilisin-like protease SBT3.5 isoform X1; translation: MASPCGVFGTLFLLLALQNSGFPLSLASKNVYIVYMGERQHGEPELVSESHHQTLSSVFGSKEAAKESILYNYKHGFSGFAAVLTPCQAKLIADSPGVVHVIPNRILNLHTTRSWNFLEVNSHIRNGILSKSQSGIGSIIGIMDTGIWPESESFRDEGMGDAPSRFRGICQEGEKFNRSHCNRKIIGARWYSKGYEAEFGNLSTSDEFEYLSPRDAAGHGTHTSSTAAGDSIENASYKGLSAGLARGGAPSARLAVYKVCWATGGCSSADLLAAFDDAIYDGVDVLSVSLGSPPPLSSYVEDAVAIGSFHAVARGISVICSAGNSGPYPQTVINSAPWIFTVAASTIDRAFPTVITLGNNQTVVGQALYTGMDINKYYPLVYGGDIASIDSDEDTAGSCDPGTLNETLATGKVILCFQSQSQRFSIPATTTVTSARGAGLIFAQFPSKDVSLSSGSLPCVQVDFAIGTNLLTYIGATRNPVVKFNPSKTLVGQQISPEVAFFSSRGPNSLSPSVLKPDIAAPGVNILASWSPARSQNQANPDIFKIESGTSMACPHISGIVALLKSIHPTWSPAAIKSALVTTASLEDEYGQSIVAEGAPHKQADPFDYGGGHVDPNKAIAPGLIYDIESSDYIRFLCSMGYNNTAISLVAGAKITCRKSTNFINNLNLPSITIHELKQRTTVSRTVTNVGPVNSIYNARVITPAGVSVRVKPSILSFNSTVKKLEFKVTFRSLLRIQGRFSFGNLFWEDGLHVVRIPLIVRIVLDNFYADT